Within Nocardioides rotundus, the genomic segment CAGGGCGCGCGCCACGGCGTCGTCGGTCGCGGCCGGGTCGCCGAGCCGCACGTTGTCGGCCACCGTCCCGCTCGTGAGCCACGGCCGCTGCGGCGCCCACGCGACGCGCCCGCGCCAGTCGGCGACCTCCGCCAGGTCGTGCCCGTCGACCAGCACGCTCCCCGCGTCGGCGGGCAGCTCGCCCAGCAGCACCTGCAGCAGCGTCGACTTGCCGCACCCCGACGGCCCGGCGACGGCGGTGATGCCGGGGCCGGGCACGTCGAGATCGACGCCGGCCAGCGCCGGCGTGCTCCGCCCGGGGTGCCTCACGGTGAGGCCGCGCACGGTCAGGCCGGGGGAGACCGCTGCGAGGCGGTGCGGCGCCGGCGCAGGGGGAGCGACGGGCGCGGCCCCGAGCACCTCGGTGGCACGAGCGAACGACGCGGTCCCCTCGGCGGCGGCGTGGAACTCCGCCCCGACCCGGCGCAGCGGCCAGTACGCCTCGGGCGCCAGGAGCAGCACGATCATCGCGGTCCGGAAGTCCAGCCCGCCGGCCGCGAGCCGCAGGCCCACCTCGACGGCCACCAGCGCGACCGAGACGGTCGCCACCAGCTCCAGCACCGCGGAGGAGGCGAAGGCGACCCGCAGCGTGTCGACGGTGGCGCGCCGGTAGTCCTCGGTGACCCGCCGGATCGTCCCCGACTGCGCGTCCGCGCGGCGGAAGGCCACCAGGGTCGGCAGCCCGCGCACCACGTCCACGAAGTGGCCGGCCAGCAGGGCGAGTCGCCGCCACTGCCGGTCCGCCCGGTCCCGGGTCGTGAGCCCGATCAGGATCGCGAACAGCGGCACCAGCGGCAGCGTCAGCACCACGACCAGCCCGCTGAGCCAGTCCAGCCAGAAGATCGCGACCGCGGTGGCCACGGGCAGCACGCCCGCCAGCACCAGGCTCGGCAGGTAGCGGGTCAGGTAGGGCTCGGTCGCCGCCACCCCGCGGGTCGCCAGGAGCGCCAGGTCGCCCGTCCGCTCGCGCGAGCGGGATCGCGCGTCCAGCGCCAGCGCGCTCTCCATCAGCCGCCGCCGCAGCGCCTGCGAGACGCGGGTCGCGGCCCGCGAGGCGCTGACGTCCATGAGGTACGCCGCCCCGGCGCGCGCGGCCACGATCGCGACCAGCCACCCGGCCGACGCGTGCCACGCCGTACCCCCCGGGTCGGAGACCAGTCGCACGAGCAGGGTCCCGAGGGCGAACGCCTGGGCCACGGTCAGCAGCCCGCCGACCACCCCGGCGGCCACGACGCCGGCCAGGCTGCGCCGCGCCGGGCGCAGGTGGGGGAGGAGCGCCGGGTCCAGCGGCCGCACCTCAGGCGCCCGCGGTGCCGGAGGGAGCCGGCCGGTGGTCCACCGGATCGGGGATGTGGCGCACCGAGATCCGCTTGCGGAACACCCAGTAGGACCAGCCCTGATACATCAGCACGAGCGGGGTGAAGATGGCCGCGACGATGGTCATGACCTTGAGGGTGTAGTCGGTCGCCGAGGCGTTCTCCGTGGTCAGCGAGTACGACGCGTCGATGCTGGAGGGCATCACGTCGGGGAAGAGCGCCACGAAGAGCCCGGCGACCGCGAGCGCGATGGTGGCGAAGGTGCCGGCGAAGGCGACTCCCTCCCGCCCCGCGCGCGCCATCGCCAGGCCACCCAGGAGGGCGATCGCGGCGACGGCGAAGAGCACGCCGCTGACCGCCGTACCCGTCCTGATCTGCGTCCACACCAGGAAGACCACCGCGAGCACCGCGGCGAGAAGTCCGACCCGGACCGCCAGCGCCCGGGCGCGGTAGCGGATCGGCCCGTCGGTCTTGAGCGCGACGAACATTGCTCCGTGGGTCATGAACAGGGTGAGCGTGACCAGGCCGCCGAGCAGTCCGTAGGGGTTGAGCAGGGTGAGCAGCGTGCCGGTGTACTCCAGGTAGAACGGCTCCGGCGGGTTGTCGCCCAGCGGCGCGATCGGCACGCCGCCGACGATGTTCGCGAACGCGACGCCCCACAGCAGCGCGGGGACGTAGCTGCCGAGGATCGCGCAGAGGTCCCAGCGCCGGCGCCAGGTGTCGTCGTTGCGCTTGCCGCGGTACTCGAAGGCCAGGTTGCGCACGATCAGCGCGAGCAGGATCAGCAGCAGCGGGAGGTAGAAGCCGCTGAAGAGGGTCGCGTACCAGAACGGGAAGGAGGCGAAGATGGCGCCGCCCGCGGTCAGCACCCACACCTCGTTGCCGTCCCAGACCGGGCCGATGGTGTTGTAGAGCACCCGGCGCTCCCTCTCGTCCCGGGCCAGGACGGGCAGCAGCATGCCCACCCCGAAGTCGAACCCCTCCAGGGTGAAGTAGCCGATCCACAGGATCGCCACCAGGCAGAACCAGACGGTCGTGAGCTCCATCGTCGTGTCTCCTTCTCCGTCGTCAGTAGGCGAACGCCAGGGGCGCGTCGTCGTCCTGGTCCCCGCCGACGGGCACCGTCGGCGGCTCCTCGAACGGGTCGGCGCCGCGTTGGATGTAGGTCTTGAGCAGCCCGAGCTCGATCACCGCGAGGACGCCGTAGAGCGCGGTCAGGCTGGCCAGCGAGATCCACGCCTCGGTGACGCTCACGCCGGGGGAGACGCCGCGCTCGGTCGTCATCAGCCCGAACACCACCCACGGCTGGCGCCCCATCTCGGTGAAGATCCAGCCGAAGGAGTTGGCGGCCACGGCGGCGATCGGCAACGACAGGCCGACGATGCCGAACCACCGGCTGGTGGGGGTGCGGCCGCCGCGCGTCAGCCACAGCAGTACGGCGGCGCCCGCGGCCGCCCCGAGCCCCAGCCCGATCATCAGCCGGAAGGACCAGTAGGTGACCGGGATGATCGGCACGTAGTCCTGCGGGGTGTAGTAGGCGGCGCCGGGGTCCTCGCCGTACTCCGCCCGGTATTCGGCGCGCAGGTCGTTGATCCCCTGCACCTCGCCGTCGAAGCTGCCGGTGCCGAGGAAGGAGAGCAGGCCGGGGATCTCGATGATGTTCGTGGCCTCCGAGCCGTCGAGCCTCCCGATCGAGAGGACCGAGAAGGGGGCGTTCTCGGTGGTCTCGTAGAGCCCCTCCGCCGCCGCCATCTTCATCGGCTGCACCTCGGTCATGATCTTGCCCTGGATGTCGCCGCTCACCGCGACGCCGATCCCGGCGATGAGGGCGGCCACCGCACCGAAGCGGATCGCCTTGCGGTACAGCGGACGGTCCTCGGGCTTGCGCAGGAAGAGCCACGCGGCGACGCCGACCATGAAGACGCCGGCGGTGAGGTAGGCCGAGAGGATCACGTGCGGGAAGGTGACCAGCTGCACCTTGTTGACCATCACGCCCCAGAAGTCGGCCAGCTCGGCCCGCCCGGTGTCGGGGTTGTAGGTGTAGCCGACCGGGTTCTGCATCCAGGAGTTAGCCGCGAGGATGAACCACGAGCTGACCAGGGTGCCGACGTGCACGATCCACATGCAGGCGGCGTGCAGGCCGCGCGGGAGCCTGTCCCAGCCGAAGATCCACAGCCCGATGAAGGTGGACTCGAGGAAGAACGCGAGCAGCGCCTCCACCGCCAGGGGAGCGCCGAAGATGTCGCCGACGAAGCGGGAGTAGTCCGACCAGTTCATCCCGAACTGGAACTCCTGCACGATGCCGGTGGCGACCCCGATGGCGAAGTTGATCAAGAAGAGCTTGCCGAAGAACTTGGTGAGTCGCAGCCACTCCTCGCGCCGGGTGCGGACCCAGAGCGTCTCCATGATCGCGATCAGCAGGGTCAGGCCGATGGTGAGCGGCACGAAGAGGAAGTGGTAGACGGTGATGATCCCGAACTGCCATCGAGCGATCTCGAGGACGTCCATGCCGGGGCTCCTTCGCGAGTGGGATGACGACGCGGCGTCGTACTACACGATGTAGTTGTACACCTACGACGCCCCGTAGGAGAAGTCGGGGGGCCCGATATCCTGGTGACCATGCCCACTCCCCGTGCCCGCTTCGGCGACCTCGAGCGAGCCGTGCTCGACGTGCTGTGGGCCAGCCCGGCGCGCGCGATGACCGTCCGGGAGGTGCACGAGCAGCTCGCCGGCTCCCGCGATCTGGCCTACACCACCGCGATGACGGTGCTGGACCGGATGGCCAAGAAGGGACTGCTGGAGCAGGAGCGGGCGGGGCGCGCCTACACCTACCGGGCGCGCAGCACCCGCGCCGACATGACCGCCGAGCTGATGCGCGAGACCCTCGACGACGTGGCGGCGGAGGACCGCGCGCACGCGCTCGTCGCCTTCGTCGGCGAGGCGGACCCGGACGAGATCGCGGCCCTGCGCGCCGCACTCGAGAGCCTGGACGCCCAGGACGACTGAGTGACCCCGGTCGTCTTGGGCGCGCTCGCGCTGGTGCTCGCCGGGCCCGTGCCGTGGCTGCTGCTGCGGCTTCCCTGGCTGCGCCGTACTCCGGCCGCGGCGCTGCTGCTGTGGCAGTCCGTGGCGCTGGCCGCCGTGCTGGCCGCGCTCGGCGCCGGCGTCTCGCTGGCCACCGCGCTGGCGCGCGACGGGCGGGTCGACGATCTCCTCGGCACACCCGTCGCCACCGTGGTCGCGGCCCTGGTGGCGCTGCTCACCCTGACCGTCGCCGGGCGGCTCCTGCTCAGCGGCCACCGGGTCGGCACCGAGCTGCGCGCCCTGCGGCGGCGGCACCGCGAGCAGGTCGACCTGGTGGCCAGCCGGGAGGGCGACGGGCTGCACATCCTGGAGCATCCCCTGCCGGTGGCCTGGTGCCTGCCGGGGATGCGCGGGCGCCGGATCGTGGTCTCCGAGGGACTGCTGCGGGCGCTGCCCGCCGAGCAGGCGGCCGCCGTGGTCGCGCACGAGCGCGAGCACCTGCGCTCGCGGCACGACCTGGTGCTGGAGGCGTTCACGGTGCTGCACCGCGCGTTCCCCGGCTGGGTGGCCAGCGCCCCCGCGCTGCGCGAGGCTGCGCTGCTGGTGGAGGTGCTGGCCGATCGGGCCGCCCGGAGGGAGTACGGCGCCCGCGCGCTGGCCGGCGCCCTGGTCGCGGTCTCGACCGCCGGCACGCCCGAGGGGTCGCTCGGCGTGGCGGGGGAGGGGAGCGACCTGCTGGTGCGGGTCCGGCTGGCGGGCGAGGACCGACCGCGGCGGGTGCAGGCGGCCCTGCTGGTCCTCACCGCCGCCGGGCTGCTCGCCCTGCCGACCGCGCTGGTGGTGTGGCCCTGGGCCGCGGACCTGCTGGCTGCGTGAACAAGCGCCGACTGGGCGACACGCACCCGTGTGATCCGTGTGGCGGATGTGGCGACACCGTAGGGTCGGAGCATGGCGACCCGTACGTCTTCCCCGCCGGGGTCGCGGAGCAAGAGCACGTCCCGAAGCAGTGGCACCCAGCCGCGGAATAAGGCCGGCTCGAGCACCCGATCCCGGAGTACCAGCAGCCGCAGCCCGCAGCGGCGCGTGCCGCCGCGCGCCGTACGCACCGGGCCCGGCCCCGTGCTGCGCTTCTTCCAGGTCGTCTGGCGTGCCGTCGCCGCGGCCTGGCTGGGTGCCGCGCACGCGGTGGGAAGCACCGCCCGCAGCCTGAGCGGGGCCGCGAAGGACCTCGAGCCCGAGCAGCGCCGCGACGGCGTCGGGCTGCTGCTGATCGCGCTGGCCATCGTGGTCGCCGCCGGCGTGTGGTGGCAGATCCCCGGCGGCGCGATGGACCTGGTCCGTCAGATGGTCTCCGGCTCGGTCGGCAAGGCCGCCTGGCTGGTGCCGCTTCTGCTGGTCCTCGTCGGCTGGCGCAACATGCGCGACCCCGAGCACAACGGGCCGGCCGGCCGGCAGGTGATCGGCTGGTCGTCCCTGGCGCTCGGCGTCCTGGGCATCATCCACGTCGCCGCCGGCAACCCGCAGCCCGAGCTCGGGGACTCCTCGGCGCTGCAGAGCGGCGGCGGGGCGATCGGGTTCGTCATGTCCAGCCTGCTGCTGGACCTGCTGCGGACCCCGTTCCTCGTGGTCCCGGTCCTCCTGCTGCTCTCGGTCTTCGGCGTCCTGGTGATCACCGCGACGCCCGTCTACCAGGTGCCGGTCCGGCTCGCCGCGCTGCGCGACCGGCTGCTCGGGCGCGAGGCCCCCGAGGGGGCCCCGGTCGAGGAGCCGACCCAGCCGATGCGCACGCGGCGGCGCAAGCCGGCCGCCGACGACATCGACCCCGAGGCCGGGAACGACGCCTACGAGACCCCGTTCGTCGACCCGGAGTTCAGCGAGGGCCGCGAGCTCGGCAAGCGCAAGGGCCGGAAGAAGGCCGACGAGGCCCCCGCGGAGGTCGCCGATGCGGCGCCCGTCGAGGAGAAGGTCGACCTCGAGCCGCCGCCGCACACCCCGCTGCCCGCGCGGGTCGAGCAGCTCGCGCTGTCCGGCGACATCACCTACCACCTGCCGGAGAACTCCGCGCTCAAGCCCGGGTCCCCGCACAAGGCGCGCTCGGCTGCCAGCGACGAGGTGGTCCAGCGGCTGCAGGGCGTGCTCGACGAGTTCAACATCGACGCCTCGGTCACCGGGTACACCCGGGGCCCGACGGTCACCCGCTACGTCGTCGAGCTCGGCCCCGGCGTCAAGGTCGAGAAGATCACCAACATCCAGAAGAACATCGCCTACGCCGTGGCGTCGGCCGACGTCCGGATCCTCTCGCCGATCCCCGGCAAGTCCGCGGTCGGCGTGGAGATCCCGAACACCGACAAGGAGGTCGTCTCCCTCGGCGACGTCCTTCGCTCCAACACCGCGCGCAGCGACCACCACCCGATGGTTGTCGGGCTCGGCAAGGACGTCGAGGGCGGGTTCGTGGTCGCCAACCTGGCGAAGATGCCGCACATGCTGGTCGCCGGCGCCACCGGCTCCGGTAAGTCCAGCTTCATCAACTCGATGATCACCTCGCTGCTGATGCGGGCCACGCCCGACGAGGTGCGGATGATCATGGTCGACCCCAAGCGGGTCGAGCTGAACGCCTACGAGGGCATCCCGCACCTGATCACCCCGATCATCACCAACCCGAAGAAGGCGGCCGAGGCGCTGCAGTGGGTCGTGCGCGAGATGGACATGCGCTACGACGACCTGGCCAACTTCGGCTTCCGGCACGTGGACGACTTCAACAAGGCCGTCCGCGCCGGCAAGGTCGAGGTCCCGCCGGGCAGCGAGCGCGAGCTGTCGCCGTACCCCTATCTGGTGGTCGTGGTCGACGAGCTCGCCGACCTGATGATGATCGCTCCGCGCGACGTCGAGGACGCGGTCGTGCGGATCACCCAGCTTGCCCGTGCGGCCGGCATCCACCTGGTGCTCGCGACCCAGCGGCCCTCGGTGGACGTGGTGACGGGTCTGATCAAGGCCAACGTGCCGTCCCGCCTCGCCTTCGCCACCTCCAGCCTCGCCGACAGCCGGGTCATCCTGGATCAGCCGGGCGCGGAGAAGCTGGTCGGCCAGGGCGACGGGCTGTTCCTGCCGATGGGCGCCTCCAAGCCGGTGCGCGTCCAGGGCTCCTGGGTCACCGAGACGGAGATCCAGCAGGTGGTCGCGCACTGCAAGCAGCAGCTGTCGCCCACCTATGTCGAGGAGGTCACCGCGCCCGCGCAGTCCAAGCGCGAGCTAGACGACGACATCGGCGACGACCTCGACCTGGTGATCCAGGCGGTCGAGCTGGTGGTGTCGACCCAGTTCGGGTCGACCTCGATGTTGCAGCGCAAGCTGCGTGTCGGCTTCGCCAAGGCGGGCCGGCTGATGGACATTCTGGAGAGCCGCGGAGTCGTCGGCCCCAGTGAGGGCTCCAAGGCCCGAGACGTCCTCGTCAAGCCCGACGAGGTCGACGAGATGATCGCGACGCTGCAGGGGGAGATGTGAGCGCCCAGGTTCACGAGAACGTGTACGACGCCGGCGGCAACCCCGGCGACCGACTCGCGGTCGCGCCCGACCCGGTCGAGGTCCGGCGCAACGCCGGGCTGATGGCCGCGATCGGCGCGGTGGCCTCCGGGGTGGCGATCGCCTACCTCGGTCGCGCCGCCGACACCGGTGAGGTGCTCGACTGGGTGCTGATGGGCGTCATGGCCCTGCTCGGAGCCTGGCACCTCGCCCTGTTCGTCGACAGCCGTACCCCGCTGCTGGTCGCCGACAGCCAGGGTGTGCGCCTGCGGCTCGGACGCAGCTGGCGCGGGCTGCCCTGGGGGTCGCTGCGCGCGGTGGAGCACACACCGCGCCGCGGCCTGCTGCGCGACGGCCGGGTGGTGCTGGTGCCGCACGCCAGCGAGAAGGTGCTCAGCGAGCTCGACGGCAGCGGGCGACGCCAGGCCCGGATGGCCGAGCGCATCTACGGCGCGCCCTTCGCCGTACCCCTCGGGCTGACCACGCGGGTCCGCGGCCTGGGCGACGCCCAGGACCTCTCCCAGGCGCTGACGGCGCTGGCCGGCAGCGGCGTGCAGGTGGTCACCCTGGTGCCCACCGAGGACGAGGCCCCGGACGCCGAGACCGACGAGCCGGTCGACCCCCCGCAGGCGCGGGCCGCCGAGGCCCCGGAGGTCGACACCGACCGCGCCGGCGAGGAGGAGTACGGCGAGCCCGGCGAGACCCGGGGCTCCGGCCGGGGCTGGCGCGACCCGCGTCCGGCGGTGGCCGGCGCGATCTCGGCGGCCTCCGGGCTGTTCCGTCTGCCGGGCCAGCGGCCCAAGCCGGCCGAGGAGGAGCCGGACGAGGACCTGCCCGCCGCCGAGACCGAGGCCTCCGAGACCGAGGTTGCGGAGCCCGAGGTCGCGGAGCCCGAGGTTGCGGAGGTCGGCGAGACCGACGCTCCCGAGGCCGAGGTCGAGAGCGAGCCGGTCGAGGACGACGCCGCCCCCGAGCCGCTCGTGTGGAGCAAGACCTCCGAGCGCGAGGACGACGCGGCGACGGCGTTCGCCGACGACGACGCCGACGACGACACCGAGCCGACCGTCGAGGTCTCGCCGACCCCGCCGCCGAGCCGGGTCGCGCGGCTGGCCCAGCGGGCCCAGCTCACCGTCCGCCTGGACCGGGGCGCCCCCGAGCCGGACGACGAGCGTCCCTCCGCGCGAGAGCTGCGCCGCCGGGGCAGCGAGGTGAGCCTGGTCGAGGACACCCAGGCGTGGGGCGAGCGGGTCCGCCCGCTGGCCAAGCCCGGATCGCCGGTCGCGCCGCTGGTGATCGACGAGTTCGCCGCCGAGCCCGCCGAGGACCCGGTCATCGGGCCCGAGCTGCGCGCCGCCCGGACCCGGCTCGGGCTCTCGGTCGACCAGCTCGCCGAGCGCACCCGGATCCGCCCGCACGTGATCGAGTCGATGGAGGTCGACGACTTCCAGCCGTGTGGCGGCGACTTCTACGCCCGCGGTCACCTGCGCACCCTGGCCCGGGTGCTCGGGATCGACGTGGCGCCGCTGCTGGAGAGCTTCGACGACCGCTACGCCCACGCCCCGATCAGCCCGCGCACGGTCTTCGAGGCCGAGCTGGCGACCGGCACCCACGGCGGTATCCGCGGCACCCGCGGCGGCCCCAACTGGTCGGTCCTCGTGGCCGCGGTGATGGCGATCATCCTGGCCTGGTCGATCGCCCGGCTGGCGATGGACGGCCCGGAGGAGGTCCGGCAGATCCCCAGCCTCGGGGGCGGCTCGGGCGGCGTGAGCAGCTCGGCCCCGCAGTCCGGCGGCACCATCCCGGTGCTGCTGCGCGCCGCGGGCGGCGGCGCCAGCGTGACGGTGCGCGACGGCGAGGGCGAGGTGGTCTTCACCGGCGACCTCGCCTACGGCGCGACCCGGCCGCTGGACGTCGTACCCCCCGTCCGCGTGGAGTCCTCCGACGGCGGCCTGGAGGTCGTGGCCGACGGCGTGGAGAAGGGGCAGCTCGGTGATCCCGGTCACCCTGCCACCGGCACGTTCGTCGCGCGCTGAGCGATCCGGCCGGTGACCGGGCATACTCGTCGCCGAGATGACCGACACCGTGCATGACCCCCTGTCCGTCGCGCTCGTCACCCTCGGGTGCGCGCGCAACGACGTCGACTCCGAGGAGCTCGCGGGCCGGCTGGAGGCAGACGGCTTCCGGCTGGTCGAGGACCCCGACGCCGCGGACGCCGTGGTGGTGAACACCTGCGGCTTCGTGGAGGCGGCCAAGAAGGACTCCGTGGACACGCTGTTGGCCGCGGCCGACCTCAAGGAGGAGGGCCGCACCCGCGCCGTGGTGGCCGTGGGCTGCCTGGCCGAGCGCTACGGCAACGAGCTCGCCTCGTCCCTGCCCGAGGCCGACGCGGTGCTCGGCTTCGACGACTACCCCGACATCGCCGCCCGGCTCACCTCGATCGTGGCCGGAGAGCAGCACCACCCGCACACCCCGCAGGACCGGCGCCGGCTGCTGCCGATCTCGCCGGTGGACCGGGCCGCCTCGACCGCCGCGGTCCCCGGCCACGGCACCGCACCCGCGACGCCGGAGGACCTGCGCGGAGCCCCGCAGTCCGGCCCGCGGGCGGTCCGCCGGCGGCTCGGAGCCGGGCCGATGTCCCCGCTGAAGCTGGCATCCGGCTGCGACCGGCGCTGCACGTTCTGCGCGATCCCGACCTTCCGCGGGTCCTTCGTGAGCCGCCGCCCGGCCGATGTGCTGTCCGAGGCCCGCTGGCTGGCCGAGCAGGGCGTGCGCGAGGTGTTCCTCGTCAGTGAGAACTCCACGTCCTACGGCAAGGACCTCGGCGACCTGCGGCTGCTGGAGACGCTGCTGCCCGAGCTCGCGGCGGTCGAGGGGATCGAGCGGGTCCGGGTGTCCTACCTGCAGCCCGCGGAGACCCGGCCCGGCCTGGTGTCCGCGATCGCGGCGACGCCCGGCGTGGCGCCGTACTTCGACCTCAGCTTCCAGCACGCCTCGGCGAGCGTGCTGCGGCGGATGCGCCGCTTCGGCGACCCCGAGAGCTTCCTCGGGCTGCTCGAGCAGGTGCGCGCGCAGGCGCCGGCCGCGGGGGTGCGCTCCAACGTGATCGTCGGCTTCCCCGGCGAGACCGAGGAGGACCTCGCCACGCTGTGCGACTTCCTCGAGGCGGCGCGGCTCGACGTCACCGGCGTCTTCGGCTACTCCAACGAGGACGGCACGGAGGCCGAGGGGTACGACGGTCAGCACGACGAGGGCGAGATCGCCGACCGGGTGGCACACGTGACCGCCCTGGTCGAGGAGCTCACCGCCCAGCGGGCCGAGGAGCGGCTCGGCGAGGAGGTCGCGGTGCTCGTGGAGAACGTGACCACCGAGGACGGCGAGGTCGTCGTCGAGGGCCGCGCCGCCCACCAGGGGCCCGAGGTGGACGGGACCACGCAGCTCACCGGCGCGGTCGACGGTCTGCGCGTGGGCGATCTGGTGCCCGCGGTGGTCACCGCCGCCGAGGGAGCCGACCTGTTGGCCGCCGTCGCGTCGACCGGTCAGGGGGGTCGACTGTGAGCACCGAGCAGAAGCCCAGCAACCTCAACGTCCCCAACCTGCTCACGACCCTGCGGATCGTGATGGTGCCCTTCTTCGGCTGGGCGCTGCTGGTCGACGGCGGCGAGTCCGTGACCTGGCGGCTGGTCGCCTGGGCGATCTTCGTGGCCGCGATGATCACCGACAAGATCGACGGCGACCTGGCGCGCAAGCACGGCCTGGTCACCGACTTCGGCAAGATCGCCGACCCGATCGCGGACAAGGCGATCACCGGGATGGCCTTCATCGGCCTGTCCATCGTCGGGGATATCTGGTGGTGGGTCACCGTGCTGGTTCTGCTGCGCGAGTGGAGCGTGACCCTGCTGCGTCTCTCGATCCTCAAGGACGTGGTGATCGCGGCCTCCAACAGCGGCAAGATCAAGACCACGCTGCAGGCGGTCGCGCTCGCCGGCCTGATCCTCCCGCTGCCACACGGCGACGGCTCGCATGCGGCCGCCTTCGGGCCGCCGCTGGGCTCCTTCGAGCTCGCCGGCGATGTGCTCTTCTACCTCGCGCAGGTGCTGCTCGCCGGTGCGGTCGCCGCGACCCTGTGGTCGGGCTGGGAGTTCTTCCGCGACGTGTGGCGCCAACGCGGCGACCTCAGGACCGCGCGTACGTCGCGCCGGGCGCGCTGAGCGAGTCCCGCCGCGCCGATTCGTTCGCAGGAAGTTCACCCGCGTGAGCGGGTGCCAGGGGCCCCTCCCGGGGTTATCGTGAGCCGACCCGCGGCACTGCCGCGACGACGCTGCTCACTCGGCTCGCTCGGAAGGTTCCTTCATGCCCCGCTCGTCCCGCACTCACCGGCGCTCGCTGCTCGCCCTCGGTGCCCTGACCCCCCTCGTCGTCGGCCTGGCCACCGTGCCCGCGTCGGCGAACCCGGCCGGCACCGGTCTGGTCATCAGCGAGGTCTACGGCGCCGGCGGGAACTCCGGCGCCGTCTACAACGCCGACTTCGTCGAGCTCTACAACCCGACCTCCGAGCCGATCTCGCTGGCCGGCACGTCGGTGCACTACCGCTCCGCGGCGGGCGGGTCCGGTGGGTCGCCGTACGCCCTGTCCGGCTCGGTCCCGGCGGGAGAGCACTTCCTGGTGCGGATGTCCGCGGAGGGCACCAACGGGCAGGCGCTGCCGACCCCGGACGCCGTCGCGACGCCGTCGTTCAACCTGGCCGCGGCGGGCGGGCAGGTCTACCTGCTCGACGGCACGACGCCGGTCACCACCAGCGGCGACCTGGCCGGCAACCCGGCCGTCGTGGACATGGTCGGCGCGAGCGGCGCCACCAGCTTCGAGACCGCGCCCACCGGTGCGGGCAGCGCGACCCTGTCGCTGAACCGGGCCGCCACCGGCGCGGACACCGACGACAACAGCGCCGACTTCTCCACCGCCGCGCCCAGCCCGTCCGTGGGCGGGACCACCGAGCCGCCGGGCGAGGCCGGAGAGCTCACCATCGCCGAGATCCAGGGCACCGATGCCGCGACCTCGCCGTACGTCGGTCAGCAGGTCACCACCCAGGGCGTGGTGACCGCGGCGTACCCGACCGGCGGCTACAACGGCTTCTACATCCAGACGGCCGGCACGGGCGGCGCGACCGACGCCACGCCGGGTGCCTCCGACGCG encodes:
- a CDS encoding helix-turn-helix domain-containing protein; this encodes MSAQVHENVYDAGGNPGDRLAVAPDPVEVRRNAGLMAAIGAVASGVAIAYLGRAADTGEVLDWVLMGVMALLGAWHLALFVDSRTPLLVADSQGVRLRLGRSWRGLPWGSLRAVEHTPRRGLLRDGRVVLVPHASEKVLSELDGSGRRQARMAERIYGAPFAVPLGLTTRVRGLGDAQDLSQALTALAGSGVQVVTLVPTEDEAPDAETDEPVDPPQARAAEAPEVDTDRAGEEEYGEPGETRGSGRGWRDPRPAVAGAISAASGLFRLPGQRPKPAEEEPDEDLPAAETEASETEVAEPEVAEPEVAEVGETDAPEAEVESEPVEDDAAPEPLVWSKTSEREDDAATAFADDDADDDTEPTVEVSPTPPPSRVARLAQRAQLTVRLDRGAPEPDDERPSARELRRRGSEVSLVEDTQAWGERVRPLAKPGSPVAPLVIDEFAAEPAEDPVIGPELRAARTRLGLSVDQLAERTRIRPHVIESMEVDDFQPCGGDFYARGHLRTLARVLGIDVAPLLESFDDRYAHAPISPRTVFEAELATGTHGGIRGTRGGPNWSVLVAAVMAIILAWSIARLAMDGPEEVRQIPSLGGGSGGVSSSAPQSGGTIPVLLRAAGGGASVTVRDGEGEVVFTGDLAYGATRPLDVVPPVRVESSDGGLEVVADGVEKGQLGDPGHPATGTFVAR
- the rimO gene encoding 30S ribosomal protein S12 methylthiotransferase RimO; the protein is MSVALVTLGCARNDVDSEELAGRLEADGFRLVEDPDAADAVVVNTCGFVEAAKKDSVDTLLAAADLKEEGRTRAVVAVGCLAERYGNELASSLPEADAVLGFDDYPDIAARLTSIVAGEQHHPHTPQDRRRLLPISPVDRAASTAAVPGHGTAPATPEDLRGAPQSGPRAVRRRLGAGPMSPLKLASGCDRRCTFCAIPTFRGSFVSRRPADVLSEARWLAEQGVREVFLVSENSTSYGKDLGDLRLLETLLPELAAVEGIERVRVSYLQPAETRPGLVSAIAATPGVAPYFDLSFQHASASVLRRMRRFGDPESFLGLLEQVRAQAPAAGVRSNVIVGFPGETEEDLATLCDFLEAARLDVTGVFGYSNEDGTEAEGYDGQHDEGEIADRVAHVTALVEELTAQRAEERLGEEVAVLVENVTTEDGEVVVEGRAAHQGPEVDGTTQLTGAVDGLRVGDLVPAVVTAAEGADLLAAVASTGQGGRL
- the pgsA gene encoding CDP-diacylglycerol--glycerol-3-phosphate 3-phosphatidyltransferase, which codes for MSTEQKPSNLNVPNLLTTLRIVMVPFFGWALLVDGGESVTWRLVAWAIFVAAMITDKIDGDLARKHGLVTDFGKIADPIADKAITGMAFIGLSIVGDIWWWVTVLVLLREWSVTLLRLSILKDVVIAASNSGKIKTTLQAVALAGLILPLPHGDGSHAAAFGPPLGSFELAGDVLFYLAQVLLAGAVAATLWSGWEFFRDVWRQRGDLRTARTSRRAR